The Treponema medium genome has a window encoding:
- a CDS encoding phosphate/phosphite/phosphonate ABC transporter substrate-binding protein encodes MKPLLCTMCLSVVLVCSCSKAEQKPLTMVFYPNESSESMKDARAAFQEILKEAVGRDVEILTTTDYNIALEALVSGKADMAYVGAEGYLTAHKRNSAVIPVATNSGPSGTLDDAKYYSFIGVQRKDADNYKKADGSFDLSLLKGKKMSFVAASSTSGFVIPARVLAAAFSIDNTDDLILSDKVFSKVLFAGSHQGSQVNLFRGDADAAAFAIPQTIGVYELLEGEDYKTGAVYRVTEGADEPFTSFAGSEITVIRSIPVLNAPITVNTNTVSTSDIQKIREALTSDKTANNPGIFNVKDSGKKGIYPKYSEKTRLVATDDAWYDELRNSTK; translated from the coding sequence ATTAAACCGCTTCTTTGTACGATGTGCCTTTCAGTTGTGCTTGTTTGTTCATGCAGCAAAGCTGAACAAAAACCGCTTACAATGGTTTTTTATCCAAATGAGTCAAGCGAATCTATGAAAGATGCCCGCGCAGCATTCCAAGAAATTTTAAAAGAAGCCGTCGGACGCGATGTTGAAATTCTTACCACGACCGATTATAACATCGCATTGGAAGCGCTCGTTTCCGGTAAGGCCGATATGGCTTATGTCGGTGCCGAAGGATATCTGACCGCTCACAAACGAAACAGTGCCGTTATCCCTGTGGCAACAAATTCGGGGCCAAGCGGAACGCTTGACGATGCAAAGTATTACAGTTTTATCGGCGTACAGCGGAAAGATGCCGATAACTATAAAAAAGCGGACGGCAGCTTTGATTTAAGCTTATTAAAAGGCAAAAAAATGTCATTTGTGGCAGCAAGTTCTACATCGGGCTTTGTTATTCCCGCACGTGTTTTAGCAGCGGCTTTTTCTATTGATAATACTGATGACCTCATCTTGAGCGACAAAGTATTTTCCAAGGTATTATTTGCCGGTTCTCACCAAGGCTCGCAGGTCAACCTTTTCCGTGGTGATGCGGATGCGGCGGCTTTTGCCATACCGCAGACAATCGGCGTGTACGAACTACTTGAAGGCGAAGATTATAAAACCGGCGCCGTCTACCGCGTAACCGAAGGAGCCGACGAACCCTTCACATCCTTTGCAGGAAGTGAAATAACCGTAATCCGTTCCATCCCCGTCTTAAATGCGCCGATTACGGTTAATACGAACACGGTTTCAACCTCGGATATACAAAAGATACGGGAAGCGTTGACATCGGATAAAACGGCAAATAATCCCGGCATTTTTAATGTAAAGGATTCCGGTAAAAAAGGCATATATCCTAAGTATTCCGAAAAGACACGGCTAGTTGCTACCGATGATGCATGGTATGATGAGCTGAGAAATTCTACTAAGTAG
- the phnC gene encoding phosphonate ABC transporter ATP-binding protein — protein sequence MLITFKNVSKRYAGDRLALDSINLTIEQGTMVSVIGPSGAGKTTFIRCINRLIDCTAGTVEIGGEALQKMNSRRLKQLRRKIGMIFQNYNLVERLTVLENTLHGCLGALPLYRSLFGLYPPVEKERAFAILEELGLSDYLYQRCADLSGGQKQRTGIARALMQNPEILLCDEPVSSLDPQSAQDILNYIEKIVRTRNLTCIMNLHHVEYAKRYSDRIIGLRNGNVVFDGKPEELSEEALHTIFSSGSHTEKKDSHEI from the coding sequence CTGTTGATTACCTTTAAAAATGTTTCAAAGCGCTATGCAGGGGATAGACTTGCACTGGATTCTATCAATCTTACGATTGAACAGGGTACGATGGTTTCCGTTATCGGACCTTCGGGAGCGGGCAAGACAACCTTTATCCGTTGTATCAACCGGCTCATCGACTGCACTGCCGGTACGGTTGAAATCGGCGGCGAAGCGCTGCAAAAAATGAACAGCCGCCGATTAAAACAACTCCGTAGAAAAATCGGAATGATTTTTCAAAACTACAATCTGGTAGAACGGCTCACTGTGCTTGAGAACACGCTCCATGGCTGCCTCGGCGCATTACCGCTGTATCGCAGCCTATTCGGGCTGTATCCTCCGGTGGAAAAAGAGCGGGCATTTGCAATACTCGAAGAGCTTGGTCTTTCGGACTACCTTTATCAGCGGTGTGCCGATTTAAGCGGCGGTCAAAAGCAGCGTACCGGCATTGCGCGAGCGTTAATGCAAAATCCTGAAATACTTTTATGCGATGAGCCGGTATCTTCGCTCGATCCGCAAAGTGCACAGGATATTCTGAATTATATCGAAAAAATAGTTAGAACGCGGAATCTTACGTGCATTATGAATCTACACCATGTTGAATATGCAAAACGATATTCCGACAGAATTATCGGTTTACGCAACGGGAACGTGGTTTTTGACGGCAAACCGGAAGAACTTTCGGAAGAAGCGCTG